A DNA window from Impatiens glandulifera chromosome 7, dImpGla2.1, whole genome shotgun sequence contains the following coding sequences:
- the LOC124910441 gene encoding uncharacterized protein LOC124910441 — translation MDFPTNSHQSNGPLPSDLGGKHDDHEEFLSTVPIHTVTHPSQLPNEFLYPSSQKQMVVGFDCEGVDLCRHGPLCIMQLAFPDAMYLIDVMQGGSDLMKACKPALESSHITKVIHDCKRDSEALYFQFGIKLQNVVDTQIAYYLIEEQEGRKRAHDDYISFVDLLADSRYCGVSYDEKKEVRTIMRGDPKYWTYRPLSEQMVRAATDDVRFLPYIYKKMMEKLSERSLCLLAIRGALYCRCFCIVDDGYKDWPPLPSIPGNDATIEEEILSYLDIPPGKMGCVIGRKGSSILSIKESCNAEIVLGGSKGPPEKVFILGSVKQVRKAEALLRGRIV, via the exons ATGGATTTTCCGACGAACTCTCATCAGTCAAACGGTCCTCTTCCTTCTGATCTTG GTGGAAAGCATGATGATCATGAAGAATTTCTGTCAACAGTTCCAATTCATACGGTTACCCATCCATCTCAACTACCAAATGAATTTCTCTACCCATCCTCTCAAAAACAGATGGTTGTTGGATTTGATTGTGAAGGTGTAGACCTATGTCGACATGGGCCCCTTTGCATTATGCAG CTAGCATTTCCGGATGCTATGTACTTGATTGATGTTATGCAAGGCGGGAGTGATTTGATGAAAGCTTGTAAACCTGCTTTAGAATCCAGCCACATTACAAAAGTCATTCATGATTGCAAAAGGGACAGTGAG GCTTTGTATTTTCAATTTGGAATCAAGTTACAGAATGTGGTGGATACACAG ATTGCATATTATCTTATAGAGGAACAAGAAGGGAGAAAAAGAGCACATGATGACTACATTTCTTTTGTTGATCTTCTTGCAGATTCACGCTATTGTG gtgTATCATATGATGAAAAGAAAGAAGTCCGCACAATAATGAGGGGG GATCCCAAATACTGGACATACAGACCTCTGTCTGAACAGATGGTTCGTGCAGCTACAGACGACGTTCGGTTTCTTCCTTACATTTACAAAAAGATGATGGAGAAGCTTAGTGAAAGGTCCTTATGTCTATTAGCGATTCGTGGTGCACTATATTGTCGTTGTTTCTGTATCGTTGATGATGGATACAAAGATTGGCCACCTCTTCCTTCCATTCCAG GTAATGATGCTACTATAGAAGAGGAGATCCTATCATACCTTGATATTCCTCCTGGAAAAATGGGATGTGTGATCGGAAGGAAAGGATCTTCCATCTTATCCATTAAGGAGTCTTGCAA CGCTGAAATTGTTCTAGGAGGATCGAAAGGACCACCAGAAAAG GTTTTCATCTTAGGTTCTGTGAAGCAAGTGAGGAAGGCAGAAGCTCTTTTAAGAGGTAGGATAGTATGA